Proteins encoded within one genomic window of Ailuropoda melanoleuca isolate Jingjing chromosome 16, ASM200744v2, whole genome shotgun sequence:
- the GPRC5A gene encoding LOW QUALITY PROTEIN: retinoic acid-induced protein 3 (The sequence of the model RefSeq protein was modified relative to this genomic sequence to represent the inferred CDS: inserted 2 bases in 1 codon), producing MIRVGGGGEIEGNRFSSLSTPVAHCSHRTLVCGCQEARDTTPSCTAATRREQPRGSRWGREVLPHCSSGQHHNHPSGKHLIYPCQDVKSSGPKPFPVAWTRMATTHPSGCRSSLDARYHRLCDTTEIWGIVLEAVAAAGAVTSVAFMFALLILICKVQDSNRRKVLPTQFLFLLGVLGIFGLTFAFIIKLDGSTGPTRFFLFGVLFSLCFSCLLAHVFNLTKLVHGRKPLSLLVMLSLAVGLSLVQDIIAAEYLILTMNRTNVDIFSKLSASRRNXDFVMLLIYVFFLMALTFHMSCFLFCGSFSGWKRHGVHIFLTMLLSIAIWVAWITLLLISPFGPTWDDTILSSALVANGWVFLLAYIAPEFRLLTKQRNPMDYPVEDTFCKPQLMKQSYGVENRAYSQEEITQGLEELGDTLYAPYSTHFQLQNRTCQKDFSIPRAQTRTSPYNDYEGRKVGS from the exons ATGATTAGGGTGGGTGGTGGAGGTGAAATTGAGGGGAATcggttttcttctctctccacacCCGTGGCCCATTGCTCTCATCGGACCCTGGTCTGCGGATGCCAGGAGGCCCGGGACACAACCCCATCCTGCACAGCTGCCACCAGAAGGGAGCAGCCCAGGGGTTCAAGATGGGGGCGAGAGGTTCTCCCTCACTGTTCCTCTGGCCAGCACCACAACCATCCTTCAGGCAAGCACCTCATCTATCCGTGTCAAGACGTCAAGTCCTCAGGCCCAAAGCCCTTCCCTGTTGCCTG GACCAGAATGGCCACAACACACCCTAGTGGTTGCCGCTCGAGCTTGGACGCCAGGTACCACAGGCTGTGTGATACCACTGAAATTTGGGGCATTGTCCTAGAAGCAGTGGCCGCAGCTGGAGCTGTGACCTCGGTGGCCTTCATGTTCGCTCTCCTGATCCTCATCTGCAAGGTGCAAGACTCCAACAGGCGAAAAGTGCTCCCGACCcagttcctcttcctcctgggtgTTCTGGGGATCTTTGGCCTTACCTTCGCCTTCATCATTAAACTTGATGGCAGCACAGGGCCCACCCGCTTCTTCCTCTTTGGcgtcctcttctccctctgtttctcctgCCTCCTGGCTCATGTTTTCAACCTGACGAAGCTGGTGCACGGGAGGAAGCCCCTGTCCTTGCTGGTGATGCTGAGCCTGGCCGTGGGCCTCAGCCTGGTGCAGGACATCATTGCTGCTGAGTACCTCATCCTTACCATGAACAGGACCAACGTCGACATCTTCTCTAAGCTGTCTGCCTCTCGGCGCAA AGACTTTGTCATGTTGCTCATCTATGTCTTCTTCTTGATGGCGCTGACCTTCCACAtgtcctgcttcctcttctgtggATCCTTCAGTGGCTGGAAGAGACACGGGGTCCACATCTTCCTCACCATGCTTCTCTCCATTGCCATCTGGGTGGCATGGATCACCCTGCTCCTGATTTCTCCCTTTGGCCCCACGTGGGATGATACCATCCTCAGCTCAGCCTTGGTTGCCAATGGCTGGGTTTTCCTCTTGGCTTACATCGCCCCTGAGTTCCGGCTGCTCACAAAGCAACGGAACCCCATGGATTACCCCGTAGAGGATACATTTTGTAAACCTCAACTCATGAAGCAGAGCTATGGTGTGGAGAACAGAGCCTACTCTCAAGAAGAAATCACCCAAG GTCTGGAAGAGCTAGGTGATACGCTCTATGCTCCTTACTCCACCCATTTTCAGCTGCAG AATCGGACCTGCCAGAAGGATTTCTCCATTCCACGGGCCCAGACTCGGACTAGCCCTTACAATGACTATGAAGGAAGGAAAGTTGGCAGTTAG